Proteins from a genomic interval of Maylandia zebra isolate NMK-2024a linkage group LG15, Mzebra_GT3a, whole genome shotgun sequence:
- the LOC101465114 gene encoding uncharacterized protein LOC101465114: protein MDRHTRRLTSQLCKAVNEGDPRSVQQLLLQGANPNLVGTKGVAAVHLSVGKETEKNIRCLKTLLQYGADPNIRSSEGLTPLHVAALWGCYQNLKLLLMNGGNPYIKDNEGNTPQQLAEQQENRKCAHLLQEYQAGPTDTEEDDIPQFQYSLYSDQTDMSSYPESDYSFSSHTSMISDFGEAPLSSTRRSSFFNLSNINGRLSCRSVSHHRPSYPSILSSTRMSAVEPAAAVSNLKEDGNCTDDTTSKGEECTASPDGIIPPSNFPAVSFMRASRKSVSFRDDVDEYYPVFSPESPQQNPAVDGCQRSLPFDISEYSDFLDSERMATILDKQGIDATSPDHVYIFCRESSESTEEDLEKTVLVHCALEESDDEQETERVKDAQGNSDENKVHCHAASSSSGTSSSHYSSCESDHYTSALDASVNPECLSLSAADDVSAKTALDRKTLTSTNSDCELTKIHMEANTDSKPQTVERLSGMLNKLTLSGVKNPNNDIVQGCGGNDVDSPSKEDVVESAAVEEKSDHPFTPSPFVTGRTRSRMSRCSLRTSRTESLSTSLFEDTLPTPVRIRRQTPRSPTSEEFYNSPRLPSSAHCFSGRPTEGGCLSVDCQETQSSTLRGSSVSNSQADTLLLSTSVTDSAVQSQTLCDTFLLESNNDNSVSAYERNIAEIAFAMQEQNCNLTEDGEFLTDDLTSSDETTTKRNVNDTPHEEQVESLNNEDAWITRDCSSLPDSVSSSSTSSYGSPRRSKEDSDFPCTPGTGCTPRYSMSRLSSCRRPQHLANLSYTPGGRPHIQDVDEPVEYLYTDTERGHKLIETHVPPTADTSLSSSVSTTNSEETILYDWRTLHADMVDSKEKENQKPQVEVQKAENEKCVDNILPEIRGITDKELRSRLVELGESPGPISSRTRPTYMRRLCRLVQESNCQSQYQQKKLEQPQADAGYSPELCRVLETFNLPNCQADEQALCQQFDQPDQNRKWREGIIKSSFNYLLLDPRVTKNLPFRSHTMTPKECFQTFIHAIFYVGKGKRSRPYSHLYEALEYFKGDKTSKKLCSKVQHILQVWNTGQGVISLHCFQNVIPVEAYTREACMVEAIGLKMLTNQKRGDFYGIVSNWQTKKKRELGIHLLYRAMQIFLAEGERQLRPADIRQ from the exons ATGGATCGACACACGAGGAGACTGAcgagtcagctgtgtaaagcGGTGAATGAAGGAGATCCCAG ATCTGTGCAGCAACTTCTTTTACAAGGTGCAAACCCCAATCTGGTGGGTACCAAAGGGGTAGCTGCTGTACACTTATCTGTTGGCAAAGAAACTGAGAAGAACATAAGATGCTTGAAAACCTTGCTGCAATATGGAGCTGACCCGAATATAAG GTCATCAGAAGGCCTCACTCCTCTTCATGTTGCTGCACTGTGGGGATGTTATCAAAATCTCAAGCTGCTCTTGATGAACGGAGGGAATCCATATATCAAAGATAAT GAAGGAAACACTCCACAGCAGCTTGCAGAGCAACAGGAAAATCGAAAATGTGCCCATCTCCTTCAGGAATACCAGGCTGGCCCAACAGACACTGAGGAGGATGACATACCTCAGTTCCAATACT CTCTGTATTCCGACCAGACAGACATGTCCAGCTATCCTGAATCGGACTACAGCTTTAGTTCCCACACATCCATGATAAGTGACTTTGGAGAAGCCCCACTGAGCAGCACAAGGCGCTCATCATTTTTTAACCTGTCTAACATTAATGGACGACTAAGTTGCAGAAGTGTATCGCATCACAGACCATCTTATCCTTCCATACTTTCAAGCACTCGCATGTCTGCGGTGGAGCCTGCAGCTGCAGTATCGAATCTTAAAGAAGATGGCAATTGTACCGATGATACCACATCGAAAGGCGAGGAATGTACTGCTTCACCTGATGGCATAATCCCTCCTTCCAACTTCCCTGCAGTTTCCTTCATGCGAGCAAGTCGGAAGAGCGTGAGCTTCAGGGATGACGTGGATGAATATTACCCTGTTTTCAGCCCCGAATCTCCCCAGCAGAATCCTGCTGTTGATGGCTGCCAGCGCAGCTTACCTTTTGACATATCTGAGTATTCTGATTTCCTGGATTCAGAACGCATGGCTACTATTTTAGACAAGCAGGGCATTGACGCCACATCACCGGATCATGTCTACATTTTCTGCAGGGAAAGCAGTGAGAGCACAGAAGAGGACTTGGAGAAAACAGTCCTTGTTCACTGTGCTTTGGAAGAAAGTGATGATGAACAGGAAACAGAGCGTGTAAAAGACGCTCAGGGGAACAGTGATGAAAACAAAGTACACTGCCATgctgccagcagcagcagtggaacTAGTAGTAGCCATTATAGTAGCTGTGAGAGTGACCATTACACCAGTGCTCTGGATGCCTCTGTAAACCCTGAATGTCTTTCACTTAGTGCAGCAGATGATGTTTCTGCCAAGACCGCATTAGACAGAAAGACTCTGACTTCTACAAATTCTGATTGTGAACTTACAAAGATTCATATGGAAGCTAATACTGATTCCAAACCTCAAACGGTTGAGCGTTTATCAGGTATGCTTAATAAACTGACCTTGTCTGGAGTAAAAAATCCAAACAATGATATAGTTCAGGGTTGTGGTGGTAATGATGTAGACAGTCCAAGTAAGGAAGATGTTGTTGAGTCCGCAGCAGTAGAAGAAAAAAGTGATCATCCATTCACACCCAGTCCTTTTGTAACAGGCAGGACACGCTCAAGAATGAGCCGTTGCTCGCTGAGAACAAGCAGAACTGAGAGCCTCTCCACATCTTTGTTCGAAGATACCCTGCCTACACCAGTTCGAATACGCCGCCAGACTCCCAGATCTCCAACCAGTGAAGAGTTTTATAACTCACCACGCTTACCATCCAGTGCACACTGCTTTTCAGGcagacccacagaaggagggtGCTTGTCTGTGGACTGCCAAGAGACACAGTCCAGTACTCTCAGAGGCTCAAGTGTTAGTAACAGCCAGGCTGATACGCTTCTCCTCTCTACAAGTGTGACAGACTCTGCTGTTCAGTCACAGACTTTGTGTGACACGTTTCTACTCGAGAGCAATAATGACAATTCAGTCAGTGCTTATGAGAGAAACATTGCAGAGATTGCTTTTGCTATGCAGGAACAGAACTGTAATCTCACTGAAGACGGGGAATTTCTGACTGACGATCTGACAAGTTCAGATGAGACAACTACAAAGAGAAATGTAAACGATACCCCTCATGAGGAGCAGGTAGAAAGCCTAAACAATGAAGATGCCTGGATAACTAGGGACTGTAGCTCTCTGCCAGACTCTGTGTCGTCATCATCCACCTCCAGCTATGGTTCTCCAAGGAGATCCAAGGAGGACTCTGATTTTCCCTGCACCCCAGGTACTGGCTGCACACCGAGGTACAGCATGAGCAGGCTTTCAAGCTGCCGTAGGCCACAGCACCTGGCTAACCTGTCCTACACCCCTGGAGGGCGTCCACACATTCAGGATGTGGACGAACCAGTAGAGTACCTGTACACAGATACCGAACGCGGCCACAAACTGATTGAGACCCATGTCCCACCTACAGCagacacctccctcagctccagCGTGAGTACTACCAACAGTGAGGAGACCATACTTTATGACTGGCGTACTTTGCATGCTGACATGGTggacagcaaagaaaaagagaatcAGAAACCCCAGGTGGAGGTACAGAAGGCGGAAAATGAGAAGTGTGTGGACAATATTTTGCCAGAAATCAGAGGGATAACTGACAAGGAGCTCAGATCGAGGCTGGTGGAGCTGGGGGAAAGTCCAGGCCCCATCAGCAGTCGTACAAGGCCCACCTACATGCGAAGACTGTGCCGCCTGGTACAGGAGTCCAACTGCCAGTCACAATATCAACAGAAGAAGTTAGAGCAACCACAAGCAG atgcAGGTTACAGTCCAGAATTGTGTAGGGTTCTGGAGACCTTTAATCTTCCCAATTGCCAGGCTGATGAGCAGGCTTTGTGCCAGCAGTTTGACCAACCAGATCAGAACAGGAAGTGGAGAGAGGGCATCATCAAGTCCAGTTTCAACTACCTGCTGCTTGATCCAAG AGTGACAAAAAACCTTCCCTTTCGCAGTCACACCATGACCCCAAAGGAGTGTTTCCAGACTTTTATCCATGCTATATTTTATGTTGGCAAAGGAAAACGCTCCCGTCCCTACAGTCATCTGTACGAGGCTTTAGAATACTTTAAAGGTGACAAAACCTCAAAG AAACTGTGCTCCAAAGTCCAGCACATCCTTCAGGTGTGGAACACAGGGCAGGGTGTCATCTCTCTGCATTGTTTCCAAAATGTTATTCCTGTGGAAGCCTACACAAGAGAGGCCTGTATGGTGGAGGCGATTG GGTTGAAGATGCTCACGAATCAGAAGCGAGGGGATTTCTATGGCATCGTGTCCAACTGGCAGACAAAGAAGAAACGGGAGCTCGGCATCCACCTGCTGTACCGTGCCATGCAGATCTTCCTGGCTGAGGGTGAAAGACAGCTTAGACCAGCTGACATCAGACAGTAG